Below is a window of Hydrogenimonas sp. DNA.
CGGCGTGCTGATTTTGCGTAAGGTCAGTTAGGATATATGAAGAGACGGATCGGCGAAATCGGTTTAGAGGTTGTATCTCTCTTTGAGGTGTTCCAGCTCTTTTACAAGCAGTTTTCCGCGCTTTGAGAGAATCAGCCCCTCTTCTCTCATTCTGTTCAGTTGTGTAGTGACTACCGATCGTACGGACCCTATCATCTCTGCCATGGTTTCGTGGGAAATTCGATTTATCAGATGTACGGGAGAGTGTTTATTCTCTTCACTGCCGGCATCTGTATGTTTGAGAATGAGTTTCGCCAACCTGGTGGCGGTGTCGTCGAATACCAGGCTCTCGGAAAACGATTCGAGCTGCCGCATCATACCGCCCAGATATGGCAGCATCATCGCATTTAGCTCCGTAAATTCGGTAAACCATCTTCTCGCTTCATCCATAGGTGCTCGCAGAATGAGGCTGTTTTGCAGCGTTACCGGAAAAGTTATATGTTTTTTTCCATCAAGAAGTGAGAAAACGTCGAAAACATCTCCCGCATGAAGAACGAAAGGAGCTATGCTCCTTCCGCTTCCAGGATCTGTCAGGAGCAGTTTCACTCCACCGCTTATGACGATATTGAAGAGTTCCACACCCTCATCGTTGTCTATCGAAACAGATTTTTATAGGTTTCGCAACTGCACCTGGGTAGAATATCGTCCAGTTCGTTCTCTCTCAAGCCTCCGAAGAGCCGGCTCGATTTCAAAACATCCAGACTCTGCTTGTAGCATGGTGAAATTTTCTGCATACTCTCTGCCCTCCGACACGGTTGATACCGTTTGAGATCAGGAGGTTCCGTAATACTTCGCCTCCTCTTCATATAAGGATATCATAATGTCGATATGAGCGAGAGACCTGCTGCCTGAGCATATTATCTCAAGCAGCTCTTCATACCTGTTCTGTTCATAGAAACGCTCTACGCTTTCGAGTATAAGAGCCAGAATATCTCTCTTCCTTCGCACTCTTCTTATGAAGAGAGTGTAGCTGTTTTGAATGAGATTTCGCAAATCCATCTGCCTCTTACTATCCCCATTCGCCGAATCTTTGTGCGCAAGAGCCTCTCTTCTGCCCCTTTTCATCTCATACCTGATCCTCGACTCCAGGCCGTCTATCATTATGAAAGAGGCTTTGGCCAACGCCTTCGCAATCCTCTCTTCACTCTCCCCTTTAAGACTCTCTTTCAGGCTGTAGAGAATGAAAAAGACCGGGTTCTGCCTCACCGAAGTGAAGAAGAGACTCTTTTCCAGATCCGATACATCCCCGGCAGATGCAGGGCTTAAACTCCCGACCCTGTTGACAATACTTTCCATTTTGTCCCTCTCTTTTCCAAACGGCAAGATATAGATCCGGGAGCCGCTTCTCAAGAGACAGTCTCAAGAGTACGACGAACTCCCTTTCTATCACGCTTGCCGCTTCGTACCGGAAGATATTTCTGCATCGCCCCGCTCCCCTCCGAGGCGATGCCCTCTCTTTTTCCGGAATCGACGGACGGATCCGTCACCTTCACATTCACTGTACCGTTGTCGAAAAACCCGTACTCCCTCTTCTGCATAGCCCCCTCCTTCGGCCCCGACACATCTAAAGAGCGGAGCAGGCAGGACTTTTTCGAACTTACATATCGAAAAGCCCGAAAGAACCCGTTCTGGCGGCCCCCACTTCCAATCGTATACATTTTAACACAATTGATTTTTTAATGAATGTAAGCCGGCTTACTTTTTTGAATTGACGCGGCTAGAAGCGAGCGTTAACTTCCATAATGTATAATAGTACTTATCCCGGTAGCGTTCGAAGGAGAGTCAATGGCCGAAGCCGCCGCGCTGTTTCTACACGATCACCGTCTCGACAGAGATGAAGCCGACCTGATCTGCGCCAGGATAGAGGAGTTGACCGGTCGAAGGGTCGAGAGAGCGATTTTCAAAAGACGAAAAAACCTCTTTGAATCCGGAAGTCATATCTATGTAATGGTAGAAGACGAAGATTTTCGGGAGTGGCTCAGACATATTCGTCATGCGGATATAACCGTCACTCTGCTCCCTTTCGACAAAAACAGGCTCTGCCGTGAAGCCTATGCTATACCTTCAACTCTGGACGATGCCGTGAAGCTCGCCGAAGATGAGAGCGTTCATACTCTCGATCACCAGGTGCTCTGTAACGGAAAAGTTATAATCGGCTGTGCATCGGCCGGAGAGAGCGGCTGGATCAACGGCAACGGTCCAAAGGCTCTGGCAAAATCGGTTTTCAAAAGTCTCTTTTCACTGAAACTCTTTCCGCTTCAGATCGTTACCGCCAAAGAGAAGGAGATATCTACCGCATCGCTTCTCATCGAAGCGGGAGGCGAGGGTGTGATGCAGATCAAAAGACCCTACTTTTTCAAAGAGTCCGACAACCAGTGCCGCCGCATCGCATCGGTAATCTACGCTCCCCAGAGCATTCTCGGAGCTTTGAAACTGAGATTTTTTCTCGCGAAGAGGAAAATCAACCCTACCGAGACTCTTCCTCCCGGCATAGGAACCGTCAAAAGCGAATCTGTCACCCTGAGAAGCGCAAACAGCAAACCTATGCACCTGATAGTGGACGGAATGAAGAGCGAAGTGAAAGAGATAACATTTGAAACAGTGGAGAGCAGCGCGAAAATAGTTACAGGATGGAAAGGGTGTTCCGGCGGGGAGGAGAAAGAGAGTCTACGTACACAGAATCTCCCTCAAGACGGCGACCTGATAAACTTTTTCACCCGCAGAACACTTCCTCTGGTCCCGATAGCCTCCGAAGAGGCTTTCGAAGAGCTATTCAGAAAACTAAGAAACTCAGCCAAGATGTCGGCAAGCTACCTTCTGCTGCTTCTGATCAGCGTACTGATGGCGGCTACAGGCCTCTTCCAGAACTCTTCACCAACAATTATAGGCGCAATGATCCTGGCGCCCCTCATGGCGCCCATCGTAGCTTTCGCCATGGGGGCAATCCGCTTCGACAATGCGCTCATGCAGAAGAGTACAAAGACTATACTCCTCTCCGTCGTAATATCGCTTGCCGCTTCGGCCCTATACGCATGGTGGCTCCCTTTTACACATATAACGGAGCAGATGTACATGAGAACACACCCGACTCTTCTGGATCTCGCCGTCGCTGTTTTCGCCGGAATCGCCGCAGCCTACGGATACTCCAACTCGAAGGTCGGGGAGAGCCTGGCGGGCGTTGCGATAGCGGTTGCTCTGGTGCCGCCTCTTTGCGTCTCCGGCATCGGCATAGGCTGGGGTTCCTGGCCGATATTTTCGAACGCATTTTTACTTTTTCTCGCAAACATCGTAGGAATCATCGTAGCATCCGGCGCAATGTTCTACATATTGGGGTTCGCTTCGAGCAGGTACGCTTCCGCCGCCTTCTTCATCAAACTCCTGATGGCCGGTATCATAGCGATACCGTTATGGCTCTCCACGCGCACGCTTGTAGCACAGGAGCACGTCTATGAGAGTCTGGCCGAAATGAGCCGCCTGAAAGTGGACGGAAAGAGCCTCGAGATCCACTTGAAGCGCGTAAGACACGAGAACGGGTTTATATATGCCGACCTCATCGTATATTCGAAGGGGGAGCTCGATGCGAAAAGCAAAAAAGCTGCGATTCAAAAGATTCTCGAAAAAACCGATCCGAATACAAGGGTCATTGTAGACTTTAAAACCGTATACTCGAAGCGGTAAGTAACAGATGTTGCGCAAAAAGCGCAACATCACTTTTTCAGGTAACTGCCGAGAGTTATCAGAACTATGCCGTCTATAAAGAGGCTGATACCTACAAAAAGCCCTACAAGATAGAGAGAGCTGAAGGGCCATCCTATCAGAAATATGACGGCCAGAATGAGTGAAAAGATTCCGTTGACCAGCCATAGCCACCACCCTTTTGCCGGTTTCATCGTAAACGCAAGCGCCATATTCCCAAAGGAGTCGAAGAGGAAATAAATGGCTAGGAGCATACCTACCGCCGCGATTCCGGGCATAGGTTTTAGAATGAGCAGTATGGCCGTAGCGACTAGAATGAAGGTTTTAAGCCATCCGAGCCAGTCGTTTCTGTCGCTCATCCATGTGAAGTATCCTGTCATCATACCTCCCAAAAGCAGCATCCACGCTACGAAAAATAGTGTAGCCAGAGACATCATTCCGGGAAATATGATTCCTCCCAGCCCGAGCAGCACCATTACGACACCCGCCACCCTGAAGTTTTTCGAGACTCTCTTTTTGGTCTCTTCGTCCATATCCATCCAGATTTTCCACATGTCCGATCCTTTGCGAGAAGTCTAATATTCTGTCGCCGACGCCGACACCTCTGTGTAACATCGGGGTTATTCGAGCACAAGGCCGGGAGGCCCCATAAACAGGTGCACCATTCCGCCGAAAAGCATTCCCAAAAACATCATGATGAAGTAGATGATAAAAAGCGCCGGAATAGATGCCAGCGCAAGCTTCACCATGAACCAGACCAGATTCCAAAACGGTATCTCAAGCCCCGATACGACAACTTTTTTAATCTCTTCCACTGCTCTCTCCTTTCATGAACAGAGGTGTTCTCCTCTCATTGTACCACTCTATTATGTGGTCCCACGCATCTGCGGCATTGTCGACAATCTTGAACGTATCCAAATCCTCCGGGGCGATGACCCCTTCCTCTTTGAGAAAATCGAAATCTATGAGCTTGCGCCAGTAGCTCTTTCCTACCATCACGACCGGTATGGGGGAGGTCTTTCTTGTCTGCACGAGCGTGAGTATTTCAAATAGCTCATCGAGTGTTCCGAACCCGCCCGGGTAGACCACAAGCGCCTTTGCCCTCAGGAAAAAGTGGAGCTTTCTAATGGCGAAATAGTGGAACTGAAAACAGAGTTCCGGGGTGATGTACGGGTTGGGATACTGCTCGTGCGGAAGCTGGATATTGAGCCCTATAGACTTCGCCCCAACATCGAACGAGCCGCGGTTGGCCGCCTCCATGATACCGGGACCTCCTCCCGTCATAAGTATGACACGGCAATCTTCGGGCCCTTTTCCGCTCTTTCCTATATAGCGCCCCAGCATCCTTGCATCGTCGTAATAGATGCTCTTCTCCAACATTCTCTCGGCACTGTAGAGTTCGTTGAGAAGCGCTTTGGAGTTTGGGTGCGCCTCCACCTTTTTCTGAATCTCCTTCAGCTTGGCCATAGCCGTTTTGTGCTCATGAATACGTGCACTGCCAAAGACCACTATCGTATGTTCTATGCCGAATTTCGACATGG
It encodes the following:
- a CDS encoding transcriptional regulator, Crp/Fnr family; amino-acid sequence: MELFNIVISGGVKLLLTDPGSGRSIAPFVLHAGDVFDVFSLLDGKKHITFPVTLQNSLILRAPMDEARRWFTEFTELNAMMLPYLGGMMRQLESFSESLVFDDTATRLAKLILKHTDAGSEENKHSPVHLINRISHETMAEMIGSVRSVVTTQLNRMREEGLILSKRGKLLVKELEHLKERYNL